The following proteins come from a genomic window of Melioribacteraceae bacterium 4301-Me:
- a CDS encoding radical SAM protein, translating into MQTNGVLNHRELYRLPWTLPDNAISWLEPTAMCNLACDGCYRNNEKNSHKSLEEVKHELDVFQRNRNSDCISIAGGDPLLYPNIVELVAEIKRRGLKPIINTNGKALNREFLKELKKAGVYGFTFHIDSKQGRGGEWRNKNELELNDLRYYYARMLADEGNIACSFNSTVYEDTLQYVPGMVEWAQNNIDIVHTMVFIAFRHVVPDMPFDWFAGGKKIDWQSIMYHSDEKRRIDILSTDLVSKIREKFPDFSPAAYLNGTEKVDSFKWLLTERVGVPGKIYGYLGPKFLELVMAWHHFFKGTYLSYASPKTAGMGRSAMLFLWPFDKGLRKAAKNMLKNPFRIFKRAYMQSIMMIQPVDFMPDGRQSMCDGCPDITVWNDELVWSCRLEEQKQFGTFLRSVKKN; encoded by the coding sequence ATGCAAACCAATGGAGTTCTTAACCATCGTGAGCTTTATAGGCTGCCTTGGACATTACCCGATAACGCAATTTCTTGGCTTGAGCCGACCGCAATGTGTAACCTTGCATGTGATGGATGCTACCGTAATAATGAAAAAAATTCACACAAGTCCTTAGAGGAAGTAAAACATGAACTGGATGTATTTCAACGGAATAGAAATTCTGATTGTATTTCTATTGCAGGTGGTGACCCATTATTGTATCCCAATATAGTTGAACTGGTAGCAGAAATTAAAAGGCGGGGACTTAAACCAATAATAAATACTAATGGCAAGGCATTAAATAGAGAATTTCTTAAAGAATTAAAAAAAGCCGGTGTTTATGGATTTACATTTCATATAGATAGCAAACAAGGCAGAGGCGGTGAATGGAGAAACAAAAACGAATTGGAACTAAACGACCTGCGTTATTATTATGCGCGGATGCTTGCCGATGAAGGAAATATTGCTTGTTCATTTAATTCTACAGTTTATGAAGATACCTTACAATACGTACCTGGAATGGTAGAATGGGCACAAAACAATATAGATATTGTTCACACAATGGTCTTTATTGCATTTAGACATGTGGTACCTGATATGCCATTTGATTGGTTTGCGGGCGGTAAAAAAATTGATTGGCAATCAATTATGTATCATTCAGATGAAAAACGCAGAATAGATATTCTTTCAACGGATTTGGTAAGTAAAATTAGAGAAAAATTTCCCGATTTCTCACCTGCTGCTTATCTAAATGGGACCGAAAAAGTCGATTCGTTCAAATGGTTGTTAACTGAACGAGTAGGTGTGCCAGGTAAAATATATGGTTATTTGGGTCCAAAGTTTTTGGAACTGGTAATGGCATGGCATCATTTTTTTAAAGGAACTTATTTATCATACGCATCTCCTAAAACTGCTGGTATGGGTCGATCGGCTATGCTGTTTTTATGGCCGTTTGATAAGGGACTGAGAAAAGCTGCAAAGAATATGCTGAAGAACCCATTTAGAATCTTTAAAAGAGCTTACATGCAGTCCATTATGATGATTCAGCCAGTTGATTTTATGCCGGATGGCAGACAGAGCATGTGCGACGGATGCCCCGATATTACTGTCTGGAACGATGAATTGGTTTGGTCATGTCGACTTGAGGAACAAAAGCAATTTGGTACCTTTTTGAGGTCTGTTAAGAAAAACTAA
- a CDS encoding methyltransferase translates to MREINSPEQIREIAYAFQESRILLTAVELKIFTYLDGHMKTSEEISESILTDKRATNRLMNALCGMGLLRKVKGKFYNSEVASKYLVESKPEFMAGLFHTNHLWDNWSYLTESVKKGNSAVSDQSSNNKGKDWTESFIAAMHYRAVKQSKLLAMMINLKNVNKVLDVGGGSGAFSMGLINSKPEIHATIFDLPNVIRLTKKYVEQADLSDKFSFVEGNYLIDEFNGKYDLILLSAVIHINSYTENKNLINKCAEALNPNGMIVINDFIMNEDRTKPYHSAVFALNMLVSTKHGDTYTETEIREWFTAAKIEKVELKPTSFGTSLMIGYKK, encoded by the coding sequence ATGAGAGAAATTAACTCACCAGAACAAATAAGAGAAATCGCGTATGCGTTTCAAGAAAGTAGAATTTTGTTGACCGCTGTTGAGCTAAAAATTTTTACTTACTTAGATGGACATATGAAAACATCCGAAGAGATTTCAGAAAGTATTTTAACTGATAAAAGAGCTACTAATAGACTAATGAACGCATTATGTGGAATGGGATTGCTTAGAAAAGTAAAAGGTAAATTTTATAATTCAGAAGTAGCTTCTAAATACTTGGTAGAGAGCAAACCTGAGTTTATGGCTGGGCTATTTCATACTAACCATTTATGGGATAATTGGAGTTATCTAACGGAATCTGTAAAAAAGGGAAATTCGGCAGTGAGTGATCAGAGTAGTAATAATAAAGGCAAAGATTGGACTGAATCTTTTATTGCAGCGATGCACTACAGGGCTGTGAAACAATCTAAACTCTTGGCCATGATGATAAATCTTAAAAATGTTAATAAAGTCTTAGATGTTGGGGGAGGATCCGGTGCGTTTTCAATGGGATTAATAAACAGTAAACCAGAAATACATGCAACCATCTTCGATTTACCAAATGTTATTCGCTTAACAAAAAAATATGTAGAACAAGCTGATTTGTCAGATAAATTTAGTTTTGTAGAAGGCAACTACTTGATTGATGAATTTAACGGTAAATACGACTTAATTTTACTTTCTGCAGTTATACACATAAATAGTTACACTGAAAATAAAAATCTTATTAACAAATGTGCTGAGGCTCTTAATCCAAATGGAATGATAGTTATTAATGATTTTATTATGAATGAAGACAGAACTAAACCATATCACAGTGCGGTGTTTGCGTTAAATATGCTTGTAAGTACAAAACATGGCGATACTTACACCGAAACAGAAATTCGAGAATGGTTTACTGCTGCAAAAATAGAAAAAGTAGAACTGAAGCCAACAAGTTTTGGTACCAGCTTGATGATTGGTTATAAAAAATAA